The DNA segment TGGTCACCGGTGCCGGCGGCGGCGTGGGCGTGGCCGCCGTGCAGATCGCGCGAGCCTCGGGACTGCGCGTGATCGGGGTCGCCAGCGACGGCAAGAAGGACCTGGTCACCTCCTTCGGCGGCGTGCACGTGGCCTCCGGATCCGGATTCGCCGACCGAGTGCGGGCCGTCGCGCCCGACGGCGTCGACGCCGTCTTCGACCTGGTCGGCGGGGACGTGCTGGAGGAGGCGGCGAGCCTCCTGGACGACCGCACCGCACTGATCTCCGCGGGGGACCGCGAGCGGGTGGTCAACCTCGGGGGCGCCCCCGTGGCGCGCGCCCGCACCGCGGCCGTGCTGGAGGAGGTGGCCGCGCTGGTGGTCGACGGGTCGCTGCGCCCGCACGTCACGGCCACCTTCCCGCTGGAGCGGGCCGGCGAGGCGCTGCGCACCGTGGAGGAAGGGCACGCGAGCGGCAAGGTCGTCATCGAGGTGGGTGCGTGAGCGCGGAGCACCTTCCGCACCCCCTGGACAACCCGGCTCGCGGAGCGCTGACCGGCGCGCACGCCCACCTCGCCGAGCGCCGGGGCCGGGTGCTGCGCTACCAGGTCGACGTCTCGCCCTGGCTCGCTCTGCCCGACGATCCCGGCCCCGGCGACTGGGCCGACCTCGCCGCACTCGCGGGGCCGGGCGGCAAGGTGCCGCTGCTCGGGATCCGGGCGGAGCCGCCGGCCGACTGGCGGGTGATCTCCCGGATACCGGGCGTCCAGCTCGCGGGCGACGACGTCACCGCCGCCCCCGACGAGGAGGCGGTGCGGCTGACCGGCGCCGACGTGCCGCAGATGCTGGACCTGGTCGCCCGCACCGAACCCGGCCCGTTCCTGCCGCGCACCATAGAGCTCGGCACCTACCTGGGCATCCGCCGGCAGGGACGGCTGATCGCCATGGCGGGGGAGCGGCTGCGCCCGCCCGGCTGGACGGAGATCAGCGCCGTCTGCACGGACCCGGAGTACCGGGGCCAGGGCCTGGCGACCCGCCTGATCCTCGCCGTGGCAGCGGGCATCCAGGCACGCGGGGAGATCCCCTTCCTGCACGCCGCCGCCCACAACACCTCGGCCCTCGGGCTCTACGAGTCCCTCGGCTTCCGGATGCGCCGCACCACCGTGTTCATGAGCGCTCACGTCCCCGAGACCATGCCCGGCCTGCGCACCGCCGCGATGGCCTGAGGGGAGGCCGCCCGCCGCACGCCCCGTGCGGGCGGCGGGGGAGGAGCGGTGCCGCGAGGGACCGTGGCAACCGGTCGGACCGCCTCACCCGCCGCCTTCGGCGCGTTCCGAACCTTCCGAACCTTCCGCGCCCTCTGAACGCTCCATATGCGGCCCATGGTCGTTGTAGCGCTCCAGATAGGCCGCGAAGCGAACGAGGTCCTCCCGCGGCCAGCCGGCCAGCCGCGTTTCGAAGGCGGCCCGGCGGCTCTGCGTGACCGCGGCGAGGACGCTGGTGCCGGCCTCCGTGAGGCCGAGCACCTGGCCGCGGAGGTCGCCCGGATCCACCTCGCGCCGCACCAGGCCGTCCCGCTCCAGCGCGGCCACCTGCCTGCTGACCGTCGACTTGTCCAGGGCGTAGTGGGCGGCGAGGTCGGTGGCCCGGCAGCCGCCCCGCTCCTCCAGGTGGCTCAGGAGGGTGTACGCGACGAAGGAGAGCTGGGGATGCATCCGCCCCGCCAGGGCTCTGGCCCGCCGGGCGAAGGCCGTCAGCTCCCGGTGGATGGTCTCGACGGCGGCTTCCCCCTCGCCCCGTTCCGCTGATGTCACGACCGCTCCCTCCCACAGGCGCTCCCGGGCGCCCCGCAACCATATAGTTGCATAAAACAACTTCCTGGGTCCCGTCACCCCCTCGACCGGGGACCGGCGCACCGGACACCGTGAACGCGGCGAGCGCTCAGCGCACCGGCGCGCTCAGTGCACCGGCGGGGCGTCCGGGACCGCTCAGCGGTCCGCCGGGCCGCGCACCACCTCGGCCACCCATCCGTACGGCAGTTCGTCGCCGTCGACCGTGATCGCCTCGACGGCCCCGGTACGCGGATCGATCTCCACCTGCATCCCGGGCCCCACGTACCGCGGGAAGCCGGACACCCCGAGGTCACCGGTCGCCTCCACCACCACGGTCACCAGGCTGCTGCCATGGTCGGGGTGGCCCTCGGCGTCGGTGATCCGGGGCTTCAGGGCCACGGTGTGGCGGCGTGGGACGGCGGTCATGATCCCGAGGGTATGTCCCGGCACGACCCGCCGCCCACCCCGCGGCCCCCGGTTCTCAGGAGGCTCCGTGCGCCAGCGTCGCCGCCGTCGGGTCCCAGTCCGCGGGCAGCGGGGCGGGCGGCACGATCCGGCCCGCCGGGCCCGTGAACTCGCCCCGCGCCGCCGACTCGTCGACCGCCGTCATGGTCTGCAGCACGTGCAGGGCCAGCGAGCCGGACGCGCGGTGCGGGCCGGTGCCGCGGATCGCCCGCGCCATGTCCAGCACCCCGAGCCCCCGTCCGTCGGTGCGCCCGGTCACGGGCAGCTCGCTCCAGTCGCCCGCGCCGTTCGCCCGCACCCGCAGGGGGCCGCCGAACGTGTTGGGGTCCGGCACGGCGAGGGTGCCCTCGGTGCCGGTGATCTCGAACTGGATGCGGGGCAGCGCCGAGTCGAAGCTGAACGTCGAGTTGGCGGTCGCCCCCGAGGCGAACTCCAGCAGCGCGCAGACGTGCGTGGGCACCGTCACAGGGAAGGTCTGCCCCGCCTTCGGTCCCGACCCGACCGTGCGCTCCAGGCGGGCCCTGGTCGCGGTCGCCCCCACCCTGGTCACCCCGCCGAACAGCGCCACCAGTGCCGTCAGGTAGTACGGCCCGATGTCGAAGAGCGGCCCCGCGCCCTGCTGGTACAGGAACGCGGGATCGGGGTGCCAGGACTCCGGGCCGAGGCTCTGCATCACGGTGGACGCGGCGACGGGGGTGCCTATGTGCCCCGCCTGCACCGCGCGCAGCGCCGACTGGATGCCGGCGCCGAGGAACGTGTCCGGCGCGTTGCCGACCAGCAGGTCGCGCTCGGACGCCTCGGCGAGCAGCTTCTCCGCCTCGTTCGGCGTGAGCGTGATCGGCTTCTCCCCGTACACGTGCTTGCCGGCCCTCAGCGCGGCCGTCGCCACCTGGCCATGTGCCGCCGGGACCGTCAGATTGACGACCAGCTCGACCTCCGGCACCGCGAGCGCGGTGGCCAGGTCGCCGGAGACCGGCACGTCGTAGGCGCGGGCCGCCGCCAGGGCGCGCGACGGGTCCAGGTCCGCGACGGCCAGCAGCCGTATGTCGGGGAAGCCGCTCAGGGTGCTCAGGTACTGCTTGCTGATGACGCCCGCGCCGACGATGGCGACGCCGACGGGTCCCGTGCTCATGCGGCCTCCAATGCGGATACGTAGGTGTGGCTCGCGGCGAGTTCGGCGAACAGGTCGCCCGCGCAGGCGTCGAACTCGACGATGCGCCAGGCGTCCGGCGCGGCCGCGAGGATCTCGGGCACCGGCAGCGTGCCCTCGCCCACCGCCACGTTGGGGTCCTCCTTGGTGCCCGGGCCGTCCTTGACGTGCAGCGCGCGCACCCGCCCGCCGAGCCGCCCGAGCAGCGCCGGGACGTCGGCGCCGCCCACCGCGGCCCAGTAGGTATCGATCTCCAGGAAGACGGCGGGGTCCAGCAGGCCGGCCAGCACCTCGATGGCGTGCCGGTCGCCGAACCTGGGTTCGATCTCCCACCAGTGGTTGTGGTAGCCGAGCCGGATGCCGCGCTCGGCGGCGCGGGCGGAGAGCCGGTTGAGCAGGTCGGCGGCGCGTGCCACGCCGTCGCGGTCGGTGAAGTCCTCGCGCGGGATGCCCGCGGGGACGATGGCGTCGGTGGCGCCGAGCAGGGACACGGCGTCCAGGACGCGGTCGGGGTCGTGCGCGGGATCGACCAGTGGACGGACGTGCACGCCGGAGACGGCGAGGCCGAGGTCGTCCAGCCGGCTGCGCAGTCCGAGCGGGTCGGTGAGTACGTCGAACGGCTCCACCGCGCCGAAACCCATTCCGGCGAGACGGGCCAGGGTGCCATCACGGTCCCCGGCGAGCTCGGTCCGCACGGAGTAGAGCTGAACGCTGAGCGGTCGCATGAACCCCCTCCTGTCTGTCCTGGGGGACGGTAATGCGCGACCTCTGCTCTGCCAATGACCCGATTCCGGCCATGCCCGGCTTTTCCGGGCACATCGGGGCGCCCGAGTGCCGGTGAACGTGCCCCGGCGCACGCGGCTGTCGTCCGCCCGAGCGTTTCGGGCGGACGACAGCGGAGGGACCGGGGGCGGTGAGCCGGCCGGGTCAGGCCCCTCTCTGCGTGCGGCGGCGACGCACGTACCAGGCCCCGCCACCGACCGCGGCGGCGACCAGGGTGCTGCCCACGGCGAGCGTGAGGGTGCTGTAGTCCGAGGATCCGCCGCCCACACCGCCCTGCACGCCGAGCGGCGGCGACGCCGTGGCGGTGGTGGTGGGCATGATCGTGGTCGGCGGCGGTGTCGTGGGCGGCCGCGTGGTGGGCGGCGGCGTGGTGGGCGGCGGCGAGATGGTGGCGGGGGCCGTGGTGGCGTCGGCGACGCTCACTCTTCCGGTGCCGGCGGTGGTGCCGTCGCTGCACATCACGATCACGGTGTGCGCGCCGGACGTGACGTTCGCCCACGAGGCACTCTGGCTGGTCCCCATGCTGAGCGTGGCCTGCCGGCCCTGGGCGAAGATCGCCTGGCCGCTGGAGAGCAGCGAGGCGTTCCCACCGTGCGGGCAGGCGGAGGTGGCGACCCGGACCGTGGAGCCCGTGGCCGAGACGTTGACCCCTACCGCGGACGCCGTCTGCGCGGCCAGGGTGAGCGGCAGGGTGAGCGCGGCCGCGGCCAGGCCGGATCGGACGACTATCTGAGTAGTACGCATAGGATTGCCCTCCGGCTGCACGGTCGGCGGTATCCCAGGGGCCGCCGAGGGTCGGGGGAACCGTGCGCCTACGTCGAGCCAACGGGTCCGCGACGCGACGCGCACGCGGACCGCCCCCGAGGGGGTGACGGGGTCCTTCGGACGGCGCACCAGCGGTTGCGCGTGGGGCCCGGAGGGGCCCGGTGAGCCGCGACCCGCACCCGCCTGCTGGGGGCACCTCCCACGCCCTTCAGACGGTGGGGGAGGGCCATCGGGTCCAGCCCCTTGCGGTCGTCTGCCTGGCCGCCGGCGGGTGGGGCTTGTTCGCGCAGTTCCCCGCGCCCCTGCCGGGGCGAGGCCAAGTCCCCGCCGCCCTTGCCGGGGCGGGACCGAAGGACAGCGCGCCTGGCCGGGGCGGGACCGAAGAGCAGCGGCCCTCCGGGGCGCATCCCTCACGTCTTGCGGTAGTCGTACGCCTCCGTCGCCGCCCTCACCACGGCGTCCAGCGGAGCGCCCGCAGAGGCGGTCACCACGGCCGCGACCGCTCCCTCCACGAACGGCGCGTCCACCAGGCGCGTGTCCTCGGGCAGTTCCTCGCCCTCCGCGAGCAGCGCCTTGACCGTGAGCACCGCGCTGCCCAGGTCGGCGAGGACGGCCACGCCCGCACCCCGGTCGACCCGGACCGCGGCGGCCACGATCAGCTCCGCGCTGGTGCCCATGCCACCACCCTCCGTGCCGCCCGCGGGCTCCACCGGGGCCGTGGCGCCACCGCCCGCGAGGCCCACCGCCAGCTCGGCGACGGCCGACGCCACCGCCGCGCTGTGCGACACCAGCACGATGCCGACCTGCCCGGCGCCGTCGCCCGCCGCCTCCGTGCCCGACGGCGCCCGCGCTTCCTCTCTCGCGTCGCTGGGCTCACTCACCGGAGGCGTCCTCCTCCTCGCCCGACGTGCGGGCCGTCTCGGCCAGTGCCGCCACCAGCAGCGCCGAGGAGGCGGCCCCCGGGTCCTCGTGGCCGATGCTGCGCTCGCCCACATAGCTGGCCCGGCCCTTGCGGGCCAGCATGGGCGTGGTGGCCAGGGCGCCCTGTTCCGCGGCCTCCCGGGCCGCCGCGAACGAGGTCCGCAGAGCCCCCGCGGCCGGCACCAGCGCGTCCAGCATGGTCTTGTCGCCGGGCGTCGCGCCGCCCAGGCCCGCCACCGCGTCGACGCCGGCGTGCAGGGCCTCGGCGAGCTGGTCGCGATCGACGGTGGGCGACTCGCCGAGCGCCTTCCCGGTGCGGCGCAGCAGCGTGCCGTAGAGCGGGCCCGAGGCGCCGCCGACGGTGGAGACCAGCCGCCGCCCGGCGAGCGCCAGCACGTCGCCCGGTGTGCCGGGGTGCTGCTCCTCCAACGTCGCTATGACCGCGGTGAACCCGCGCAGCAGGTTGCTGCCGTGGTCCGCGTCGCCGATGGGGGAGTCGAGCGCGGTGAGCCGGTCGGCGTCACGCTCCACCCACGAGGCGGCGAGCGTCATCCAGCGGCGGAAGAAATCGGCGTCGAGCACGGGAACTCCTAGCGAGGTCGAGGAAGGCGGACGCGCGCCGCCTGAAGGGCGGCGCGCCGGGCGGACGGTGGAGGCAGGCGGCGCGTCACATGCCCCAGCGCAGCCCCGGGGTGCTCACCGGCGCGTCCCACAGCCTCAGCAGCTCCTCGTCGACCTGGCACAGGGTCACCGAGGCGCCGGCCATGTCGAGCGACGTCACGTAGTTGCCGACGAGCGTGCGGGCAACCGCCACCCGCCGCTGCGACAGGACCCGCTGGACCTCGGCGTTGAACCCGTACAGCTCCAGCAGCGGGGTGGCGCCCATGCCGTTGACCAGCACCAGTACAGGGTTGCTCGGCTGGAGATCCTCCAGGACGGCGTCCACGGAGAAGTCCGCGATCTCCCCTGAGGTCATCATCGCGCGCCGCTCGCGCCCCGGCTCGCCGTGGATGCCGATGCCCAGTTCCAGCTCGCCCGCGGGCAGGTCGAAGGTCGGGCTGCCCTTCGCCGGGGTGGTGACGGCGCTCAGGGCGACGCCGAAGCTGCGGGAGTTCTCGTTCACCTGACGGGCGATCGACTGCACCCGCTCCAGGGGCGCGCCCTCCTCGGCCGCCGCCCCCGCCAGCTTCTCGACGAACAGCGTGCCGCCGGTGCCGCGCCGGCCCGCCGTGTAGAGGCTGTCCGTGACCGCCACGTCGTCGTTGACGAGCACCTTCGCGACCTGGATGCCCTCGTCCTCGGCGAGCTCCGCGGCCATGTCGAAGTTGAGCACGTCGCCCGTGTAGTTCTTCACGATGAACAGCACCCCCGCGCCGCTGTCCACCGCCGCCGCGGCCCGCACCATCTGGTCCGGTACCGGGGAGGTGAACACCTCGCCGGGGCAGGCCGCCGACAGCATGCCGGGACCGACGAAGCCGCCGTGCAGCGGCTCGTGCCCGGAACCACCGCCGGAGACCAGGCCCACCCTGCCCTCGACCGGCGCGTCCCGCCGGACCACCACGCGGTTGTCCACGTCGACCGTCAGCTCCGGGTGGGCCGCGGCAAGACCCCGCAGGCCGTCGGCGACAACCGTCTCCGCCACGTTGATCAGCATCTTCATCGGTACCTCCAGGGGGTGGACCCGGTCGGGCGGAGCGCGCTCACCCGCGATCGAAGGTGAGCGGCACCGGGCCGGCGGCCCGGTCGTTCAAGAGCAATATCATCAGTATCAAGAATTCGCTGTCACGCGTCAGGGCCGCACCAGGCACATCCTTGGGGGTGTCTGACGGAGTCTCATCAGTCCTCCGGCACCGTGAACTCCGACCAGACGCACTTGCCCTCGCCGCGCGACTCCACCCCCCATCCGTCCGAGAGTTCGTCCACCAGCAGCAGCCCCCGGCCCGACACACCCGACTCGCCCGTCTCACGGCGGCGCGGCAGCGTGCTGGAGGCGTCCTCCACCTCCACCCGCATCCGGGGTTTCCCGTCCGTCCGGTCCTCCGGCGCCCGCACCGTCACCGTGGCCGCGCTCCCGGTGTGCACGAGCACGTTCGTGATCAGCTCGTCGGCGACCAGCTCCACCTCGTCGCCGCGCTCCTCGATGCCCATGCCGCGCCCCGCGTCGCGGATCATCCGGCGGGTCGCGACCAGCGCCTCCGGGTCGTTCCGGAGCACCTCGCAGCGCAGCCGCCTCCCCGGGCGGTCGCCGGCCCGGCCGTGCCGCCGCAGCAGCAACAGCGCCACGTCGTCCTCTCCCTCCCGCTCGTCGGCCACGGAGGCCAGCTGGTCCGCGAGCCGCTCCACGTCGCCCGTGCCGGTGGCGACCTGCTCGGCGAGCTCCGCGAGGCCCTGCTCCACGTCGGCGCCGGGCCGCTCCACCAGGCCGTCCGTGAACAGCAGCAGGCTCTGGCCGGGCGCCAGTACCAGCGTGGTCACCTCGTACTCGGGCCTGCCGAACTCCTGGGAGTGGCCGAGCGGCAGCCCGCCCGCGACGTCGACGGGCCGGCAGGTGCCGTCCGCCTCGCGCAGCAGCGGGCCGAGGTGCCCGGCCCGCACCAGCCTGATCACCCCGGTCGACAGGTCGGCGTCGGCGTAGACGCAGGTCGCGAAGCGGTCGGTGTCCAGCTCGTGGAGGAAGACGGAGGCCCGGGCCATGACCGTGGCCGGGGTGTGCCCCTCGCAGGCGTAGGCGCGCAGCACGATGCGGAGCTGCCCCATGACCGCGGCCGCATGCATGTCATGCCCCTGCACATCGCCGATGACCGCGCCGTAGCGGCCCTGCGGGAGCGGGATGATGTCGTACCAGTCGCCGCCGATCTCCCGGGCGAGCGACGCGGAGCGGTAGCGGACGGCGACGTCGGCGCCGGGCACCTGCGGGATGCTGTGCGGCAGCATCGCCTCCTGGAGGCTCTGGGCGAGGTCCTGGGCCTGGTCGAAGAACATCGCCCGCTGCAGGCCCTGCGCGATGTTGCTGGCCAGCGCGAGGAGCAGGTTGCGCTCCTCGTGGGAGAACTCGTACTTCCCGTGGTAGTGCAACCCGAAGACGCCGATGGGACGGCCCTGGGCGACCAGCGGGAGGTAGGCGGCCGCGGTCATGCCGTGGGCGCCGAAGCTCTCCCACAGGTCGGGATAGGCCCGCTTGAACTGCTCCGGGGACTCGATGAACACGGGGGCGAGCGTGCGCACCGCGTCATTGGTGGGATACGGCTCCTCCAGCCGGGTCACCTCGGTGCCCGGGATCAGCCGGCGGGGCGGCTGGGCGGCGACGATGCGCACCCGCCCGTTGTCGACCAGCCCCAGTGCCATGCTTGCCGAGCCCAGCCGCTCGACGTCGTAGGCGTCCTGAAGGACCTGGATCACCTCGTCCACCGTGCGGGCGCGGCCCAGCGCGACGGTCGCCTCCTGGACGATGTCGCCCATCGGCCGCTCGCCGGAGCGCCGCGGCCCTCCCGCCGCGCTGCCCGGCTCGCCCAGCTCGTCGGTGGCGTCCCGGACGATGCCGTGCACCCACCGTGCGCGGCCGCGGGCGTCCCTGCGGACGAAACCGTGCGTGTGCGCCCAGTGCGGTCCCTCGCCCGGCCTGGAGACCCTGAAGTAGGTTCCGTAGGTCTGTGCACCGCTGCGGAGCGCCGTGGTCACCGTGTCCCGGATGCGGCGCGCGTCGGTGCGCGGGATGCGCTCGCCGAGGGTGGAGGGCCGCTGGTCGTAGTCGTCCTCGTCCAGGCCGAAGACGGCGAGGCCCGTGGCGTCCATGTCCAGGCGCCGCCCGTCCAGGTCCCAGTGGAAGCTGCCGAGGCGGTTCAGCGCCAGGATGGGCACCTGGTGCTCTGACTCGGGCTCCTCTGGCGAGGAGCGTGCTCCCCTGACGGCCATGTATCCATTCTGCTCTGAATCGGCCGTTATGCCCAGATATTTCGGGATGGGGAGGTTTGCTGTCGCGACGGGACGACCTGCGCAGTTGCGGTCCGCCGGCAGCCCCCGGAGCCCCGATCAGCCGATACTGACGTGGATCGCCTTGCCGCCCCCGGGAGGCATGCTGATGGTGATCTTCTTGGCGAGGCGGCACACCATCGGCCACCCATATCCGCCGGGCAGCCACTGCCCGGTGGGCGGGATGGTGCTGGGCAGCGTCGTGCTGCGGTCGCGCACACTGACGGTGACGTGCCCGGGCCTGGCCGTCACATCGAAACCCACGAGTCCCCCACCGTGCCGTACGGCGTTGGTGACCAGCTCGGAGACCACCAGCAGGCAGTCGTCGACCAGCCGGGCGTCGAAGCCCCTCAGCCGTCTGCGGGCGAGGTCGCGGGCCTGCGCTATGGCCGACGGGCGCACCTCGTGGACCGTCGTCCGCACGTCGTGGGCCGCCGCCCGCACATCGTGCGCGTCGGGCGGCTCCGGCCTGTCGCGCGCCTGTACTTCTGCTTCACTCACGTCGTTCACCCCGGTCTGGAAATTCGCTTCAGTGATGCGCTTGCCCGACGAGGTGCGGCGTACGCAGAAATGTTCGCCTGCCACACCCGTGCAGCCGCCGGCGGACGTCCGCCCGGCCGCCCGGCGGGCCCTGCACCGACGCCGGGGCGGCGCCCGCCGGGGGCCTCAGCGCAGCCATCGGTCCTGGTCGGCCGGCCGGTAGACGGTGACGGCCCGGGGCAGCTTGTCCAGCACGAGATGGGTGTCCGTGGCGCGGGTGACCTCGCCGTCGTAGGCGAAGCGTGGGTCGCCTTCCAGCACCTCGAGACGGACCCGGCGCGCCTGCGTGGTGGTCAGCACCCGCGAGCTGTGCAGGGTGCCGGTGAGCACCGCGAGCAGCAGCCTGGTCCGGGCGAAGGGGGCGCCGCCGTCGACCACCCGCACGTCGAGCAGCCCGTCGTCGAGCTGGGTGCGGTAGGTGGGGGCGAAGCCCGCCGGGTGGTAGATGCCGTTGCCGGCGAAGAGCAGCCAGAGCCGGCGGGGCCGGCCGTTCACGGCGACGCGTACCGGGCTGCCGTTCGCCAGCACCGTGGCGAGGCCCGCGACCACGGCGGGCCACTTGCCGATGCGGTCCTCCAGGCGCTCCCTGGCCTGCACCAGCTCCGTGTAGACGCCGAGGCTGAAGGTGTTCAGGAAGAGCTGGTCCGTGCCGCCCGGCGCCGCGGCCCGCCCGACGTCCGCGACCACCGCGTCGCCCTCGCGGACCGCGCGTGCCACGTCCGCCAAGGTCTGGTTGCCGAGGTCGACCGCGAAGTGGTTGAAGGTGCCGCCCGGGAAGACCGCCAGCGGCACGCCACGCCGTATGCAGGCCTGTGCCGCCGCGTTCACGGTGCCGTCCCCGCCGCACACGCCGAGGGCGCCGTCCTCCCCGGCGGCCCGTACCGCGGCGGCGTCCAGCACCGCGGCCAGGTCGTCTCCCTCCTCCAGGACGGTGATCTCGGCGGCCGGCAGCAGGGAGTGGAGCTGGTCTGCGGTGCCGCCCTGCTCGCGGCCCAGGGAGATGCCGGAGGAGGGGTTGACGACGAGGTGCAGCCCGGCGCCGTCCTTGAGCGCGGGGCCCGGCGTGCGGGGCGGGGCGGCCGCCGCTGCCGCCTCCGGCTTGACCGGCCACCAGCGGCAGGTGAGCACCGCCGCGCCCGCGCCTATGGCGAGACCGGCCGCCACCTCGCCCTTGTGGTGGCCGCTGGTGCGGATCCGGGAAGCGGCCAGGGCACCGGTGACCGGGCCCACGAACAGCCCGAACCTGGGGGCCTCCAGGAGGGCGCCGAGGGTGAGTGCCGCCGCCGCGGCCGCGTTCCGGGTGGCGCCGCCGCCCGGCGGGCGGGCGCCGGCAGGGGTGAGCGCGCGGGTGGCCACGGTGGCGAGGGCCAGGGAACCGACCGCGCGCAGCGCGGCCCTGCGCGCCGTACGTCCCGGCAGCCGGGGTGTCCACTTCATCCGCCAGCTCCCCTGCGCATCGGCCGTCACACGGTGCACCCGATGCGCGCCGCGCGCGTCGCTTCATGGCACACGACGCCGCCCCACTTTAGCGGGAGGCCGGCATACGGCGGGGTCGGCTGACCCCACCGTATGCGGCCGTCGTGCATGCCCCGTCCGGCGGGGCGCCGCTCGCCCCGCCGGAGGCGCTTCTGCCCCTACGGGAGCCCGTTGATGGTGAAGGTGGATGTGGTGTTCTTCACGTCCTGGGCGTTGTCGGACAGCGTGAGGTTGTGGAACGTCACCTCGCCGACCGCGGGGCCCTGGCCCGGCTCGGGCATCTCGTTGGCCCACAGCCCGAAGCCCGACTTAGCGTCGTAGGCGTCGCCGCTCTTGTGGGCGCCGGTGATGGTGATGTCGGTCAGGACGGTGTCCTTGATGGGGAACTGGGGCTGGCCTCCCACGTAGTTGGTCTGGAACATGATCCCGCTGTAGGTCGGGTCGATGATGTCGGTGTTGTTGATCCGGATGCCCTGGAACACCTTCGAGGCCGAGAAGAGCCAGATCCCCGGGAAGGTCTGCGCCCCCCAGAAGTGGCCTCCCGCGCGCACGATCGAGATGTTCTCCAGGGTGGTCGGACCAGTGCCGAAGCCGTTCATCGGATACCCGAAGTCCAGCGAGCTGACCGTGATGCCCGAGTACACCAGGGTGTCCGCGATGTGGATGTTGCGGAAGGTGTTGTCGTAGCCGCCGTACACGGCGATCCCGGCGGCCCGCCAGGTGAGGATGGCCGTCAGGTTCTCGTAGACGTTGTTCTTCTCGTCCGAGCCGCCGGCGTCGATGGCCGAGAAGAGGGCGAAGCTGTCGTCGCCGGTGGCCCGGGCCTCGTTGTTGACGACGTGGTTGTCCGTGCTGCCGTTGGTCATGTTGACGCCGTCGGCGAAGGTGTCGCGGATCCGGGAGTTCCTGATCGTGACGCGGTCGGTGTTGGCGCCCCAGTAGAGGCACACCGTGTGCTCGTCCCAGATGTTGTCGATGGTCATGTCGGCGACGTTCGA comes from the Streptomyces sp. TS71-3 genome and includes:
- a CDS encoding SpoIIE family protein phosphatase, translating into MAVRGARSSPEEPESEHQVPILALNRLGSFHWDLDGRRLDMDATGLAVFGLDEDDYDQRPSTLGERIPRTDARRIRDTVTTALRSGAQTYGTYFRVSRPGEGPHWAHTHGFVRRDARGRARWVHGIVRDATDELGEPGSAAGGPRRSGERPMGDIVQEATVALGRARTVDEVIQVLQDAYDVERLGSASMALGLVDNGRVRIVAAQPPRRLIPGTEVTRLEEPYPTNDAVRTLAPVFIESPEQFKRAYPDLWESFGAHGMTAAAYLPLVAQGRPIGVFGLHYHGKYEFSHEERNLLLALASNIAQGLQRAMFFDQAQDLAQSLQEAMLPHSIPQVPGADVAVRYRSASLAREIGGDWYDIIPLPQGRYGAVIGDVQGHDMHAAAVMGQLRIVLRAYACEGHTPATVMARASVFLHELDTDRFATCVYADADLSTGVIRLVRAGHLGPLLREADGTCRPVDVAGGLPLGHSQEFGRPEYEVTTLVLAPGQSLLLFTDGLVERPGADVEQGLAELAEQVATGTGDVERLADQLASVADEREGEDDVALLLLRRHGRAGDRPGRRLRCEVLRNDPEALVATRRMIRDAGRGMGIEERGDEVELVADELITNVLVHTGSAATVTVRAPEDRTDGKPRMRVEVEDASSTLPRRRETGESGVSGRGLLLVDELSDGWGVESRGEGKCVWSEFTVPED
- a CDS encoding ATP-binding protein gives rise to the protein MSEAEVQARDRPEPPDAHDVRAAAHDVRTTVHEVRPSAIAQARDLARRRLRGFDARLVDDCLLVVSELVTNAVRHGGGLVGFDVTARPGHVTVSVRDRSTTLPSTIPPTGQWLPGGYGWPMVCRLAKKITISMPPGGGKAIHVSIG
- a CDS encoding diacylglycerol kinase family protein, with product MKWTPRLPGRTARRAALRAVGSLALATVATRALTPAGARPPGGGATRNAAAAAALTLGALLEAPRFGLFVGPVTGALAASRIRTSGHHKGEVAAGLAIGAGAAVLTCRWWPVKPEAAAAAAPPRTPGPALKDGAGLHLVVNPSSGISLGREQGGTADQLHSLLPAAEITVLEEGDDLAAVLDAAAVRAAGEDGALGVCGGDGTVNAAAQACIRRGVPLAVFPGGTFNHFAVDLGNQTLADVARAVREGDAVVADVGRAAAPGGTDQLFLNTFSLGVYTELVQARERLEDRIGKWPAVVAGLATVLANGSPVRVAVNGRPRRLWLLFAGNGIYHPAGFAPTYRTQLDDGLLDVRVVDGGAPFARTRLLLAVLTGTLHSSRVLTTTQARRVRLEVLEGDPRFAYDGEVTRATDTHLVLDKLPRAVTVYRPADQDRWLR